One stretch of Cheilinus undulatus linkage group 5, ASM1832078v1, whole genome shotgun sequence DNA includes these proteins:
- the acaa2 gene encoding 3-ketoacyl-CoA thiolase, mitochondrial has translation MALLRGVFIVAAKRTPFGTYGGVLKDHSATDLAEHAARAALAAGAVAPELVNSVIMGNVMQSSADAPYIARHVGLRCGVPIPVPALTVNRLCGSGFQSIISGAQEICLRESEVVLCGGSESMSQAPYAVRNIRFGTKFGFDLKLEDTLWAGLTDLHVKIPMGITAENLADKYQIKREDCDNYAHQTQQRWKAAHEGGHFTAEIAPIDVKAKKGKVAMSQDEHPRPQTTLEQMAKLPTVFKKGGTVTAANASGVSDGAAALVIASEDALKEHKLTPLARVVAYHVSGCDPSIMGIGPVPAITEALKKAGLTLNDMDLVEVNEAFAPQYLAVAKALGLDPEKSNVNGGAIAIGHPLGASGARITGHLVHELRRRGGKYAVGSACIGGGQGIAIIIENC, from the exons ATGGCGCTCCTCAgag GTGTATTCATTGTAGCTGCCAAGCGCACTCCATTTGGTACCTACGGTGGCGTGCTGAAGGATCACAGTGCAACAGACTTGGCTGAGCATGCAGCCAGAGCAGCGCTCGCTGCAGGGGCTGTGGCACCTGAACTTGTGAACAGTGTCATCATGGGAAATGTGATGCAG AGCTCAGCAGATGCTCCCTACATAGCTCGTCACGTGGGTCTAAGGTGTGGTGTTCCTATCCCAGTgcctgctctcactgtgaacaGACTGTGTGGATCTGGTTTCCAATCTATCATCAGCGGTGCTCAA GAGATTTGCCTCAGGGAGTCGGAGGTGGTTCTGTGTGGAGGCTCAGAGAGTATGAGCCAGGCCCCGTATGCTGTTCGTAATATACGATTTGGTACAAAGTTTGGATTTGATCTCAAG CTAGAGGACACCTTGTGGGCGGGTCTGACTGACCTGCATGTCAAGATCCCCATGGGCATCACAGCAGAAAATCTGGCAGATAAATACCAGATTAAAAGAGAAGACTGTGATAACTACGCTCACCAGACACAACAGAGGTGGAAGGCAG CTCATGAGGGTGGTCACTTCACTGCAGAAATCGCTCCCATTGATGTGAAAGCTAAGAAGGGCAAAGTGGCCATGTCTCAGGATGAACACCCTCGTCCTCAGACCACGCTGGAACAGATGGCCAAACTGCCCACCGTCTTTAAGAAGGGAGGGACTGTAACTGCTGCTAACGCTTCA GGTGTATCTGATGGTGCTGCTGCATTGGTGATTGCAAGTGAAGATGCCTTAAAAGAACACAAACTTACGCCGCTGGCCAGAGTCGTGGCCTACCATGTATCAGGCTGTGACCCGAGCATCATGGGAATCG GTCCCGTTCCAGCAAtcacagaggctttaaaaaaggCTGGTCTAACTCTCAATGACATGGATCTTGTGGAG GTGAATGAGGCTTTTGCCCCTCAGTACCTGGCTGTTGCTAAGGCTCTTGGTCTTGATCCAGAGAAGAGCAACGTTAACGGTGGAGCTATCGCCATTGGACACCCTCTTGGTGCTTCTGGAGCTCGCATCACTGGCCATCTGGTCCACGAACTCAG GCGACGTGGAGGAAAGTACGCTGTGGGCTCTGCCTGCATCGGTGGTGGTCAGGGCATCGCCATCATCATTGAGAACTGCTGA
- the mrpl40 gene encoding 39S ribosomal protein L40, mitochondrial: MSLALSRCLCRVLSQRPAPSSFLLGEQHHAGQSSWFVPVMTLKTTAALRAEPKKKKKVDPKREQMARERLKKRLKKLEKVPPELIPIEDFIVPAKCLDETRQRSSPRLTFEESERRALLLKEWGVYKQRQHLAEKEALERALMSQREALEELKLESEELYQAALKPDPLLFPFTHEGPVYTPAKAKYYAPDGKYSDTTKVYTQ; this comes from the exons ATGTCTCTGGCTTTATCGCGCTGTCTTTGTAGGGTTTTATCTCAGCGCCCCGCTCCGTCGAG TTTCCTGCTGGGGGAGCAGCACCATGCTGGACAGAGCTCCTGGTTTGTCCCGGTGATGACACTGAAAACTACAGCTGCACTGAG agcgGAGcccaaaaagaagaagaaagtagACCCAAAAAGGGAGCAGATGGCAAGAGAGAGGCTgaagaaaaggttgaaaaagctggagaaggttCCTCCTGAGCTGATCCCAATAGAGGACTTTATCGTGCCTGCCAAATGTTTGGATGAGACGAG GCAACGCTCCTCACCAAGGTTGACGTTTGAGGAGAGTGAGCGTCgagctctgctgctgaaagAGTGGGGTGTATACAAGCAG aGGCAACACCTGGCTGAGAAGGAGGCTCTGGAACGTGCTCTGATGTCTCAGAGAGAGGCCCTAGAGGAACTAAAGCTGGAGTCAGAGGAGCTGTATCAGGCTGCCTTGAAGCCAGACCCCCTTCTGTTTCCCTTCACTCATGAAGGACCCGTTTACACGCCAGCAAAGGCAAAGTATTATGCTCCTGATGGGAAATACAGTGACACCACTAAAGTCTACACCCAGTAA